In Nilaparvata lugens isolate BPH chromosome 5, ASM1435652v1, whole genome shotgun sequence, the following proteins share a genomic window:
- the LOC111062796 gene encoding UDP-galactose transporter senju-like, with protein sequence MLLKADYGELFPTRKSFVVFIAYMALFVNQGLLVTASQNQSDNSYNYNIVLVVLITEAVKLLVSVLLYCKENHPKTFCSDFLSNSNVMMLYFIPAFLYCLYNNLAFINLSAFDPTSYFLLLQFRVVITAILFQIVFNKKLSKQQWFSLMVLTLGCVVKHVDLSGPPQSPAKLEPQQPLDNTTGGINIWMNFLLILVQVVCSCLAGVYNEFILKKPGSEVNIYIQNSYMYIDSIVCNAAVLLYQGNISQVFSADSINLVLKYKVLLVIVNNAAIGIVTSFFLQSLNSIVKTFASALELIFTAILSWILFDIPIFTNTICAIILVSLAVIVYSQNPINNTRPAASDDTKLKSKHISAV encoded by the exons ATGTTGCTCAAAGCTGACTACGGGGAATTGTTTCCTACTAGGAAAAGTTTTGTAGTATTCATAGCTTATATGGCTCTATTTGTTAACCAAG gtCTCTTAGTTACCGCATCACAAAATCAGAGTGATAACTCATACAATTACAATATAGTTCTTGTCGTTCTTATCACTGAAGCTGTCAAGCTACTTGTATCGGTGCTCTTGTACTGTAAAGA AAATCATCCCAAAACGTTCTGCTCTGattttttatccaattccaACG TTATGATGCTGTACTTCATCCCAGCATTCCTGTATTGCCTGTACAACAATCTGGCTTTCATCAACCTCTCTGCATTTGATCCAACTTCCTATTTTCTACTGCTGCAGTTCAGAGTTGTTATAACGGCAATACTCTTCCAG ATTGttttcaacaagaagctgagcAAACAACAGTGGTTTTCTTTGATGGTGCTAACTCTTGGCTGCGTGGTGAAGCATGTTGATCTATCAGGGCCTCCTCAAAGCCCAGCGAAACTGGAACCACAACAACCACTGGACAACACCACTGGAGGAATCAATATTTGGATGAATTTCCTACTCATTTTAGTCCAG GTTGTGTGTTCCTGCCTGGCCGGTGTCTATAATGAATTCATCTTGAAGAAGCCGGGCTCTGAAGTGAATATATACATTCAGaacagttacatgtacatcgactCAATTGTCTGCAATGCAGCCGTTCTACTGTATCAAGGAAATATCAGCCAAGTATTTTCAGCGGACTCAATCAACTTGGTCTTGAAATACAAG GTCCTACTCGTGATAGTTAACAACGCTGCTATTGGAATAGTTACCAGTTTTTTCCTCCAATCACTGAATTCAATCGTGAAAACATTTGCCAGTGCACTGGAGCTGATCTTCACGGCGATTCTCTCCTGGATCTTATTCGACATACCGATTTTCACCAACACCATTTGTGCTATAATTTTAGTCTCATTAGCCGTAATAGTGTACAGTCAAAACCCAATAAACAATACTAGGCCTGCGGCTTCAGATGATACCAAATTGAAAAGTAAACACATCAGTGCGGTTTAA